The genomic interval agtaaatgctcagtaaacacAGGCTCAGTGAAGGAACGTGACTCACAGTACAAGCTGCCTCAAAGCTGGGGAGCTCTGATGGCAGAAGAATGTAGGCAGAGATCAGATAGCAAAGGGGCAGAGGGTTGCTCTGAGTTACACAGAGTCATTGAAATGAAGACAATTTGACTACGTGAAACACACCTGGGACCAATTGTTGATGAGAAATCTGGAGGTGACAAAACAAACTGAGTCTCCAAAGTTGAGGAAAggcagttgctctgtggcacagaGAACAGGCCACCAGGTAGAGGGAAGAATGTGGGCAAAGACCTGGAAGATGAGCAGGTGGAGCCAGTGCAAGAAGCACTGGAAGCAGTATCTTGAAGGCAGAGCAATGCATCTGTGGAATCGCCACCTCATTAGGCCAAGAGTAGAGACagtagagacagaaaggaaacgCCTTGGTGGTCCATAATCAGGAGTTTACAAAGATTCCTCTAAGCAGTGGTAAGTGTACAAAAGTTTCTGACAGTCaatgaaaatgagattaaaaatccACATATCAAAATCTTATTTCAATACCATTCTCATATGTGTACACTCAGAATCTGTCCTACAACTGTGCATACACtcgatatgaaaaagaataatatatacacacaatgtggTATTTAATTTTTTCCACTTAGCCATATACATTCCAAACAATCTTTCTTATTAAGAAGCATTAACATGTATGCTGGGATAATATTAAATGTGTGTAGTGACTGGTATgacaaaatgaaattaatatataaatttaatttttaagatataatctattcattctttaaataaatctaatcatatggcatctggtcccatcacttcatggcaaataaatggggaaacagtggaaatactagctgactttatttttctgggctccaaaatcactgcagatggtgactgcagccatgaaattaaaagatgcttactccttggaaggaaagttatgaccaacctagacagcatattaaaaagcagagacattactttgccaacaaagatccgtctagtcaaggctatggtttttccagtggtcatgtatggatgtgagagttggactataaagaaagctgagcgctgaagaattgatgcttttgaactgtggtgttggagaagactcttgcaagtcccttggactgcaaggagatccaaccagtccatcctaaaggagatcagtcctgggtgttctttggaaggactaatactgaagctgaaactccagtactttggccacctcatgcgaagacttgactcacttgaaaagaccctgatgctaggaaagattgagggcaggaggagaaggggacaacagagaatgagatggttggatggcattatcaactcaatagacatgggtttgggtcgactcccagagttggtgatggacagggaggcctggcatgctgtggttcatggggtcacaaagagtcagacacgactgagcagctgaactgaactgaactgaatcatatgaCAACACTGCTTACCAAGTGATAGAAGTTATCATCAGTTGCTCAAGCAACAAATGATTTCCAAAATTTTCATAAACCAAGTAATTATCTTTGATGTAAGTTTCTGTAGGCAGTTTGTAGTGTTGGCCCATACCTCTACCTGACATGGGATGGAATCCAATCTTAGGACAGTGATGGACAGCCTGCAAGGTTGGATGAGATTCCAGGTCAGAAGAAATAGTTCTAAACTCTTAGTTCTGCTGATGAATCCAGAATGATAATCTGGTACCCTTCCAGCCCTTCACCCTGACGTCAGCTCCAGAACTAAAAGAAAGGCATTATTGACTTATCTTTCCCTTGGTGACAGTTCCAACAGGAGAGTGAGCTGCCACTGCTACTGAAAAGGGTAGAGAAATACCCAAAGGCCTGTGCTCGCTGGCTGTGGGGCACAAGTGCCTTAGTATCGGTCTACGACCCTGACTACATGAAGATGGTCCTGGGGAGATCAGGTGAGAGGGAAACCCTCAGCTAGAGACAATCTTTCATTTGAGTACATGTCCCTGGGTGTGAAATTCCACAAGAGACTGACACTTCAGACATCAAGGCCTGAACTCCTCCAAATACCCTCCCAACCACAAGCGAGACTAGGGTTTCTCTTTTAGGTCTTACTTTTTACAAATGAATTGAGATGATCCCAGAACTGGAAGATGATTCCCTGTCCACACTGATCTAGATTGGGCACCTCTCATTGTTGTCTCTTCTGTGTCATGAGATGGCCAGATGACCACACGCTGTAGAAAAATCACAGGTTCTTTCTTATCCTCTGGCAGTGAACTGAGTTTATGTTTCAGGGCAATTCACCATCTTAGTCCTGTGAGTGTTCTGCTCTGGAGCACCAAGCCTCCCTTCCTGGGACCACAATGACTATCAGGGCAGAGAGAGTCAGGGATGGGAGGCAAGAGTGCTGTGGTTTCAGAAAGATTGTCATCTGATAAGAACCAAGCAAGGAAGGGAGTCCATGGTCTAGACCTCAGCTGCTCTGGAGGCTCCTTGCAGAGTTTGTTGCCATCCACATTCCTTCTTTACCTTTCAGACCCAAAGCCTCATAGAACCTACAAATACTTGAATTCCTGGATTGGTAAGTACATTTAAATACAACTGCAGACCACCCACCATTTAGGTTAAACAAGAGTGGTCTCTTTGTGTAAATGGAGAACAACAGGTGCCAGGCACACTCATCTCTCAATCAAACCTCATTTCTCTTCTGCTAATAAAACCCTCAGCCTTTGTAATGGTGCTGTAGCCCTCCTTTTACCTAAGCTTCTTCTTCATAACTTCTCAGTCATTACTAATGTTTCCAGTCTAGCTTTTCGATAAGTCCTTTGATCACCTATCCACCTACTCTTTTTCAACCTCTATCTCACTGCTCTTATAATCACATCCTATGGACAGACATACTGGAAATTCACATCCCTATAATGTACTGGCTTTTCCCAGCCCTGCCCATGATGAGACTTCTCCTGACACCCTTGGTTCCTCCCAAGTTGGCCCCACTCTCCCCAGTGCCCATACACATCCATCCGTGGTTCAGGGACAGGTTTGCTGCTGTTGGAGGGGCAAAAATGGTTCCAGCACCGGCGGATGCTGACCCCAGCCTTCCACTATGACATCCTGAAGGCCTACGTGGGATTCATGGCCAGCTCTGTCCGAGTGATGCTGGTGAGTCCACCCCTTGTCACCATACGCACTAGAATCCAGCACAGCTGACAAAGTCGACTATCAGACACTTACGTCCCTCAGACACCCACTGAATAGAGCCCCATGGAATGACGCACTCATGACTTAGTACGAGAGAGCACTCATTAAAGCTAGGTTGGACAGAGGAACATCTAGACTCCAGCTTGGATCCATAATTTTCTCCTCACCAAGAGAAATCAGGGCCATGGTGTATTCAGGGTCCACTCTTCTCCCATCTCCATGTTTGAACACAGGGGAGTAGATCAAGGAGGTCAGTGCAAATTGGCCCTGGCTGGCCTGGGCAATGGCAGCTTCGGTGGCAGAGTGGACATACCAGGATGTCACACAGGTGGGCTCTGGCCTGGGTTCCATGGATTCTGCACATCACTGAGCCACTCATGGGAGGAAATGAGTCCAGATCTACACTCACAGAGCTGGGCCTTCACAAACATCACCTCTGATCTGTACTGGGTATCACCTGGTCTTAGGTaacattaaatgaatgaaaggaattGAGTAGTTCATGCCCCTTCTAAGAGCCCCATTAAAGTAACTTTAGCTTTTCCTTGCCTTGAAATATTTGCTTTGTAGTGTTGATAACACTTGTCCAGATCTGACCTCAGGACAAATATTCTCCCCCGACTATGCTTTCTGCTCAGCCACAAGCTGGTTAATATCATAAATTATTCCTAAAATTCATAATTAATTAGGATATTAGAAGAGAATACAACTATTATATAGTAACGGTTCAAAGAAATAGGCATTACATTATACACGTGTGTTACAGCTCTAAGTTGCTAAAACAAGTCTGCTTAGAAAATGAGGAAATTTCATCTGAAGTtgtagagacagagagaaaaccaGGATTTCTGGGGAAGCAGAGTAGGGTCAATCCCCATCCCTCCACAGGACAAGTGGGAGGAGCTTGTCAGCCAGGACTCACATCTGGAGATCTTTGGACATGTCTCCTTGATGACCCTGGACACCATCGTGAAGTGTGCCTTCAGTCACCAGGGCAGCATCCAGACGGACAGGTCAGTGACAGCTCTTCAACAGCAGAGTCCTTTTCTCACCATCTGGGAATGACTTATCTGAGAGGCAGTAAGGGCAGTGTTAAGGTTTCTCAGCGCAAAAAGTAAGTTCTGCAGAGAGACATGGACCACAGCCAAATTCTACCCAGACTATTCTTGACTCAATCACTAGTTCCAGTTTCCTACACAGGGAGAAGCCTGGATCCTCAGGCCACTTGTAAATACTGAGGGGCTCCTCGGGCTAAGACAGAAACGGCAATACCTCAGTGCTGCCTGTCTCCACTGACTGAGGAATACTTGACCCAGAGCCCCAATTCCTCTCTAGGTCAGAGGTTCCCTCAACTCCAGTCTCTTCTGCACCCTCTCCCTTCAGGAACTCCCAGTCCTACATCCAGGCCATCAGGGATCTCAGTCATCTGATTTTTTCCCGACTGCGGAATGCTTTCCACCAGAACGACCTCATCTACAGGCTGACCCCTGAAGGCCGCCGGAACCACCAGGCCTGCCAGATCGCCCATCAACACACAGTTTCCCCTACTTCTCATGGGCCACTCTACACACCTTCATCAGACACATATGGGAGGGCCTGGCCTTGATTCTTCAGGCAGAGCCCAGACTCCTGCTTCCTCTTTAGGAGCTGACACACACCCACCTGCTGCAGGGACTGGGAACCCAGAGGTCAGGGTGTCAGGTGTTGTGTAGGGAATTACAGGAGTCACCAGGTTGGTGATGACTGAGTGAGACCCCTTCCAGCAGCATTCAGGCAGAGCCTCCATGGGCTGTGTTACTTCACGGATTGCCACCTGGAGTAGATGTCGCTGGAGCTCTCAGTCCTGACATGCTCACCCAGTGCCACCCACCTCACCCACCTGGCACCCAGACTGGGACTGAAGGGCAGATGGGGCTATGGTGGGTGCTGCATGTGGGCCCCCAGAGTCCTCAGCTCTGGCTGGGAACCACTGTTCTGGGACAGATGCAGTGATCAAGGAGAGGAAGTCTCACCTGCAGAAGGAGGGagagctggagaaggagaggagaaggaggacCTTGGACTTCCTAGACATCCTCCTCTTTGCCAGAGTAAGTGTAGACAAGAGAGGCCTGAGCCTTTGTGCAGAAGCACACAGGAAGGGCAGACCCTGCACTCTGGCCCTGCCTCCACAGATGGAGAATGGAAGCATCTTGTCTGACAAGGACCTCCGTGCCGAAGTGGACACATTCATGTTTGAGGGCCATGACACCACAGCCAGTGGCATCTCCTGGATCCTGTATGCTCTAGCCTCCCACCCTGAGCATCAGCAGAGATGCAGGGAAGAGATCCTGAGCCTCCTGTGGGATGGCACCTCCATTACCTGGTAAGCGTCCAGGAGATGAAAGAACCCTGTCCCACCTGAGCTAGAGAGAATCCCTGCTTGTCCTGTCCTGCTTGCTCTCAGATGGGCTTCCTTGCAGGGATCACCTGGACCAGATGCCCTACACCACCATGTGCATCAAGGAGGCACTGAGACTCTATCCACCAATACCAGTCATTGGCAGAGAGCTGAGCAAGCCCATCACCTTCCCTGATGGACGCTCCTTACCTGCAGGTATGAACTTCACCTCACCACTCAGCTAAGTACTCTGTAGGACCACATGGTAAACCAGAAATCCACATGTGCTTTCCCCGTTGCAGTatgctctgatttttttctacCAGAAGATAATATTTACCCACTAGTTTAAGtgagttttgaaaaatgtttttctttaaaaatgtaggaATAATCCTACCATATATCCAACAATCCTGCTACTGGGAATATAACCTGAGACcctggaaataaaaaagaatgtgtaccacagtgttcattgcagcattatttacaatagccaggacatggaagcaaactagatgtccatcaacaaatgaatggattatGAAGATATGGTCCATAAActcaagggaatattactcagtcataaaacagTATGAAACTGAGTCTGTtgcagtgaggtggatgaacctgcagcctgttatacagagtgaaataactcagaaacagaaaaacaaatatcatatattaacacatataaataGAATCTAGAAAACTAGTACTGATGAaccatttgcagggaaggaatgtaggtttagacatcagttcagttcagtcactcagttgtgtctgactatttgcaaccccatggactgcaacacgccaggcttcccagtccatcaccaactccaagagattacttaaactcatgtccatcgagtcagtgatgccatccaaccttcatccccttttccttctgctgtCTGTCTTTCCCAGAagaagggtcttttccaatgaatcaggtctttgcatgaggtggacaaagtactggagtttcagcttcagcatcagtcctttcaatgaatattcaggactgatttcctttagtattgactggttggatctcctcacagtccaagggactctcaagagtcttctccaacactacagttcaaaagcattaattcttcagtgctcagctttctttatggtctaaccctcacatccatacatgactatcggaaaaaccatagctttgacgaagGGACATTTATCTCAAAGTGatttcttggctttttaatatgctgtcttgattGGTATTAGCGTttattccaaagagcaagcatcttttaatttcatcgctgcaatcaccatctgcagtgattttggagtccaagaaaataaagtctgtcactgtttctattgtttccccatctatttgccatgaagtgatgtgaccagatcccatgatcttagttttctgaatgttgagttttaagccactatttcactctcctctttcactttcatcacgaggctcttcagttcctctttgttttctgccataagggtggtgtcatctgcatatctgaggttattgatctttctcccggcaatcttgattccagcttgggcttcttttagcccagcgtttctcatgatgtactctgcatataagttgaataagcagggtgacaatatacagccttgacatactccttttcctatttggaaccagtatgttgttccatgtccagttctaactgttgcttcctgatctgcatacagatttctcaagaggcaggtcaggtggtctggtattcccatctctttcagaattttccacaatttattgtgatccacacagtcaaaggctttggcatagtcaataaagcagaaatagatgtttttctagaactctcttgcttttttgatgatccagcagatgttggcaatttgatctctggttcctctagcttttctaaatccagctggaacatctggaagttcacggttcacatactgttgaagactcgcttggagaattttgaggattactttgctagtgtgtgagatgagtacaattgtgtggtagtttgaacattctttggcattgcatttctttgggattggaatgaaaactgaccttttccagtcctgtggccactgctgagttttccaaatttgctggcatattgagtgtagcactttcacagcatcatctttcaggatttgaaatagctcaactggaattccatcatctccactagctttattcatagtgatgctttctaaggcccacttgacttcacactccaggatgtctggctctaggtaggtgatcacactatcatggttatctgggtcattaagatcttttttgtatagttattttgtgtatccttgccaccttttctcaatatcttctgcttctcttaggtccacaccacttctgtcctttattatgcctatcattgcatgaaacattcccttgatatctttaattttcttgaagagatctctagtctttcccattctattgtttgctctatttctttgcattgatcactgaggaaggctttcttatctctccttgctattctttggaactctgcattcagatgggtatatcttttcttttcttctttgccgtttgcttctcttctctcagcaatttgtaaggcctcctcagacaaccattttacctttttgcctttctttttcttggggttgttataggtcactgcctcctgtacatgtCACAAACCTTTGCCacacttcttcaggcactcttctaTTAGatttaatcccttaaatctatttgtcacttccactgtataatattaaaaagctgagacattactttgctgaaaaatgtccatctagtaaaagctatggttgttccagtagtcatgtatggatgttagagctggaccaaaaagaagactgagagctgaagaatagatgctgttgtactgtggtattggagaagactcttgagagtcccttggactacaaagagatcacaccagtcattcctaaaggaaatcattcctgaatcctcattggaaggaccaatgctgaagctgaagctccagtacttcggccacctgatgcgaagagctgatgcattaggaaagactctgatgctgggaaagattgaaggcaggaggagagggggaaaacAGACGATACGATGGTtgaatggaatcactgactcaatggacatgagtttgagcaagctccgagagatggtgtagaacaggaaagcctggtgtgctacagttctaggggtggcaaagggttgaacctgactgagtgactgaacaacaacactaaaATAATTACCTAAAATTCGGGGAGTAAGCAGAGTGATGTGataagtggaagtgcatatatgcacatgttttcatccacccagccagtctatgtcttttggttggtgcatttaatccatttacatttaaggtaattattgatatgtatgattctattcagttcagttcctttcaatcactcagtcatgtctgactctttagaccccatgaaccgcagcatgccaggcttccctatccatcatcaactcccagagtccactcaaactcatgtccattgagttggtgatgccatccaaccatctcatcctctgtcatccccttctcctcctgccctcaatccttcccagcatcagggtcttttcaaatgagtcaactcttcacattaggtggccaaagtattggagtttcagcttcagcatcagttcttccaatgaacacccaggactgatctcctgtaggatggactggttggatctccttgcagtccaagggactctcaaaagtcttctccaataccacagtttaaaagcatcaattcttcagtgctcagctttctttatagtccaactctgacatccatacatgaccactggaaaaccatagccttgactagatggacctttgttggcaaagtaatctgtctgctttttaatatgctatctaggttggtcataacttttcttccaaggaataagtgtcttttaatttcatggctgcaattaccatctgcagtgattttggagcccaaaaaaataaagtctgacattgtttccactgtttccccatctatttcccatgaagtgatgggtacggataccatgatctttgttttctgaatgttgagctttaagccaactttttcactctcctctttcactttcatcaagaggcttttgagttcctcttcactttctgccataagggtggtgtcatctgcatatctgaggttattgatctttctcccggcaatcttgattccagcttgggcttcctctagcccagcatttctcatgatgcactctgcatataagttaaataagcagggtgacattatacagcctcgacatactccttttcctatttggaaccagtctgttgttctatgtccagttctaactgttgcttcctgacctgcatataggtttctcaagaggcaggtgaggtggtctggtattcccatctctttcagaattttccacaatttattgtgatccacacagtcaaaggctttggcatagtcaataaagcagaaatagatgtttttctggaactcccttgctttttgttgatccagcagatgttggcaatttgatctctggttcctctgccttttctgaaaccagcttgtacatcaggaggttcatggttcacgtactgctgaagcctggcttggagaattttgaacattactttactagcgtgtgagatgagtgcaattgtgcagtagtttgagcattctttggcattgcctttctttgggatcggaatgaaaactgaccttttccagtcctgtggccactgctgagttttccaaatttgctggcctattgagtacagcactttcacagcatcatctttcaggatttgaaatagctcaactggaattccatcacctccactagctttgtctgtagtggtgcttcctaaggcccacttaatgtcacattccaggatgtctggctctaggtgagtgatcacaccttcgtgattatcttggtcgtgatgatcttttttatatagttctttctgtgtattcttgccacctcttcttaatatcttctgcttctgttaggtccctaccatttctgtcctttattgagcccatatgaTTCTATTACCATTTTCCTAatgttttggatttattttctgcaggtcttttccttctcttgtttttcctacctagagaaattcctttagcatttgttttaaagctggtttcgtggtgctgaattctcttaacttttgcttgtctggtctggaaagcttttttttcctccctgaaaTCTGAAGAAGAGTCATTTTGGgtggagtattcttggttgtatcttcttccctttcatcactttaaatacatGCTGTTCcattctggcttgtagagtttctgttgagaaatcagctgatagcctggtGGGAGTtctcttgtatgttatttgttgttttccccttgttgtttttaatattttatctctgtctttaatttttgttagtttgattactatatgtttccatgtgttcctccttgagtttatcctttctgggactctctgtgcttcctggacttggttgactatttcctttcccatgttctgGAAgatttcagctattatctctccaaatattttctgtggtcctttctctctctcttctcattttGAGACCCCTACATTGCAGATatttaggctgtcttcatttcttgtcattcttttttctatagtcTGTTCTACAGCAGTGATTCCCACAATTCTGTCCTCcagattatttttccatttttctgcttcagttattctgctactgattccttctagtgtattatttatctctgtttgtttattctttagttGTTCTGGGTCTTTGGTCAACAGTTCatttcatcttctcaatctttgcttctattcttttcatgaaatcctggatcatcttcactttcactattctgaattctttttctggaaggttgcctatctccacttcatttagttgtttttctggaatttatcttgtcccttcatctgggacataactttctgttttttcatcgtGGTTAACTGTCtgtaatatggtttttgttttagtcactgCGAGACTGTGCttattcttgcttcttctgtctgccttctgttGAATGAGGCTAAGAGActtgtgtaagcttcttgatgggactggtgatggaaaaaCTGGGCCTTACTCTGTTGTACAGGGCCCTGCTCAGTTACGCTTTAATCTAATTATCTGCTGATGAGTGGGGTTGCACTCCCTCTGTGGTAGTTATTTGGTCTGAGGCAATGCAGCTCTGGGGTCTACAGGCTGTATGGTAGGGTGACTGGTGAattccaagagggtttatgccaagggggaccttccagttcccctgtccctgtggtAAGCCCCTGCAGagccatgcctccacaggaggccctccaacactAGTAGGTAGTTTTTGttagtctcctgtggggtcagttctcttctcctttgggTCTTGGTGCATGCAAACTTTTGTTTAAGCTCTCCAAGTGTGGAGTCTGTTTCCCTCAGTCCTCTGGAAGGCCAGTAATCATATCCTGTGGGCCCTCAAGTTTCTCTCTCCAGAgagattcccagtccctttgtcagatgCCCATGCTGAGGAGCCTGActtggggttcagaaccttcacaataaTGCAAGAACTTCTTcagtataattgttctccagtctgtgggtcacccacTTGGCAGGATTTGGGATGTGATTTGATCATGATTgcacccctcctactgtcttgctgcagcctcttctttgtctttggtcgCGGGTTATCATTTTTTGttgggttccagcatcctcctgttgatggttgttcaacagctagttccAATTTTGGTGCTCACGCAGAAGGAGATGCGTGCACATTCTTCTACTCTGCTGTCTTGAACCAGAAACTAGAGTTGTTTAGCCACGAAGTCAGgccctactcttttgtgaccctagctctgctggtaaagaatctgcctgcaatgaaggagaccccggttctattcctgggtcaggaag from Budorcas taxicolor isolate Tak-1 chromosome 3, Takin1.1, whole genome shotgun sequence carries:
- the LOC128044669 gene encoding taurochenodeoxycholic 6 alpha-hydroxylase-like — encoded protein: MSVSVLSPTRALGGVSGLLQVVSLLGLVLLLLKVAQLYLYRQWLLKALHQFPSPPSHWFYGHKKEFQQESELPLLLKRVEKYPKACARWLWGTSALVSVYDPDYMKMVLGRSDPKPHRTYKYLNSWIGTGLLLLEGQKWFQHRRMLTPAFHYDILKAYVGFMASSVRVMLDKWEELVSQDSHLEIFGHVSLMTLDTIVKCAFSHQGSIQTDRNSQSYIQAIRDLSHLIFSRLRNAFHQNDLIYRLTPEGRRNHQACQIAHQHTDAVIKERKSHLQKEGELEKERRRRTLDFLDILLFARMENGSILSDKDLRAEVDTFMFEGHDTTASGISWILYALASHPEHQQRCREEILSLLWDGTSITWDHLDQMPYTTMCIKEALRLYPPIPVIGRELSKPITFPDGRSLPAGILVSLSFYGLHHNPTVWPNPEVFDPSRFAPGSTRHSHAFLPFSGGSRNCIGKQFAMNELKVAVALTLLRFELSPDPSRVPVPTPVMVLRSTNGIHFQLRKLSDPGGDKDKL